The Pleuronectes platessa chromosome 10, fPlePla1.1, whole genome shotgun sequence genome contains a region encoding:
- the gnl1 gene encoding guanine nucleotide-binding protein-like 1 isoform X1 has translation MPRKKPFSNKQKKKQLQVKRERKRGDTGSGPSSRHASVERGGERQSDTSDSETTDVRRMNQQPSSREGRYDPNRFRLHFERESKEEVEKRKKVAMENFLTPVSDKELEINIDDIYPSDKGLGFPRRPPWNYEMTRENLLRKEEKSYREYLEDLHSRNPLGSLSHFEHNLETWRQLWRVLEMSDVILLIVDIRHPVLQFPPAVYHYITGELQKQVMLVLNKADLCPPPLVIAWKHYMTSQFPHLQIVCFTSHPGQPYNTVLQKRRVRTKADWRHGGGPTDILKACQEITAGRVDLSSWDKKIKRDAVSERPNGDQSDEGAESVLVEHQTDSAMEMSSPSQELYKDGILTLGCIGFPNVGKSSVINTLVGRKVVSVSRTPGHTKYFQTYYLTPTVKLCDCPGLVFPSRVNKQLQILAGIYPVSQLQEPYSSVGYLCERTPFLSVLKLKHPSLLDNKPHLGDQGSEGLRWTAWDVCEAWAERRGYKTAKAARHDVYRAANSLLRLAVDGRLCLCLRPPGYSCLKEHWENHPDLPEIMALLGRMTQEEDGGDKEDEEDGESSSEPEEERDRDADDDEDGDDEDEGIGQPKPKEEKPSGFTVNMYNVLRENECE, from the exons atgcCCCGAAAAAAGCCATTTAGCAACAAGCAAAAGAAGAAACAGCTCCAAGTGAAGCGCGAGAGGAAGAGAG GTGACACAGGTTCTGGGCCGAGCAGCCGTCATGCGAGCGTGGAACGAGGAGGAGAACGACAGTCGGATACCTCAGACAGTGAGACCACTGATGTTAGAAGAATGAACCAGCAGCCTTCCAGCAGAGAAGGTAGATATGATCCCAACAG GTTCCGACTTCACTTTGAGAGAGAAAGTaaagaggaggtggaaaagagaaagaaggtgGCCATGGAGAACTTCTTGACGCCAGTGTCAGATAAAGAACTAGAAATCAACATCGATGACATCTATCCCTCAGATAAAG GTCTTGGTTTCCCACGACGGCCGCCCTGGAATTATGAAATGACACGAGAGAACCTgctgaggaaagaggagaagtcGTACAGAGAATATCTTGAAGATCTTCACTCCAGGAACCCACTTGGCTCCCTCAGCCACTTTGAGCACAATCTTGAG ACATGGAGGCAGTTATGGAGAGTGTTGGAGATGTCTGATGTTATTCTGCTCATTGTGGACATCAGGCACCCG gtgctgcagttccctcCAGCCGTGTACCACTACATCACAGGAGAGCTGCAGAAGCAGGTGATGCTGGTGTTGAACAAAGCcgacctctgtcctcctccactaGTGATCGCCTGGAAACACTACATGACCTCTCAGTTCCCCCACCTGCAAATAGTCTGCTTCACCTCCCACCCTGGGCAGCCCTACAACACag TCCTccagaagaggagggtgagaacGAAGGCTGACTGGAGGCATGGTGGAGGTCCTACAGATATCCTGAAAGCCTGTCAGGAGATCACAGCAGGGAGAG TTGACCTTTCCAGCTGGGATAAGAAGATTAAGAGAGATGCTGTTTCTGAGAGACCGAATGGGGACCAATCGGATGAGGGAGCGGAGTCTGTGCTGGTGGAGCATCAAACTGACAGCGCTATGGAGATGAGCAGCCCATCACAAGAGCTCTACAAAGATGGCATCCTCACATTGGGTTGTATAG GCTTTCCAAATGTTGGTAAGTCGTCTGTAATAAACACCCTGGTGGGGAGGAAGGTGGTGAGTGTGTCTCGAACACCAGGCCACACCAAATACTTCCAGACGTACTACCTCACCCCGACAGTGAAATTGTGCGACTGCCCCGGACTGGTCTTTCCCTCGCGTGTCAACAAACAGTTACAG ATTCTGGCAGGCATCTACCCAGTGTCTCAGCTGCAGGAGCCCTACAGCTCAGTGGGTTATCTGTGTGAGAGGACCCCCTTCCTCTCTGTTCTGAAACTCAAGCATCCCAGCTTGCTGGATAATAAACCCCATCTTGGAGACCAGGGATCAGAGGGGCTTCGATGGACTGCTTGGGATGTGTGTGAAG CTTgggcggagaggagaggatacaAGACTGCAAAAGCAGCTCGCCACGACGTTTACCGTGCAGCCAATAGTCTCCTGCGGTTGGCAGTTGACGGCAGATTGTGCCTTTGCCTCAGGCCACCTGGCTACAGCTGCCTGAAAG AGCATTGGGAAAATCACCCAGACCTACCGGAAATAATGGCTCTACTGGGAAGGATGACCCAGGAGGAAGATGGTGGAGacaaggaagatgaggaggatggagagtcCAGCTCCgagccagaggaagagagagacagggatgCAGACGATGATGAGGATggggatgatgaagatgaggggaTTGGACAACCAAAACCGAAGGAAGAAAAGCCATCTGGTTTCACTGTCAACATGTACAACGTCCTTCGAGAAAATGAGTGTGAGTGA
- the gnl1 gene encoding guanine nucleotide-binding protein-like 1 isoform X2: protein MENFLTPVSDKELEINIDDIYPSDKGLGFPRRPPWNYEMTRENLLRKEEKSYREYLEDLHSRNPLGSLSHFEHNLETWRQLWRVLEMSDVILLIVDIRHPVLQFPPAVYHYITGELQKQVMLVLNKADLCPPPLVIAWKHYMTSQFPHLQIVCFTSHPGQPYNTVLQKRRVRTKADWRHGGGPTDILKACQEITAGRVDLSSWDKKIKRDAVSERPNGDQSDEGAESVLVEHQTDSAMEMSSPSQELYKDGILTLGCIGFPNVGKSSVINTLVGRKVVSVSRTPGHTKYFQTYYLTPTVKLCDCPGLVFPSRVNKQLQILAGIYPVSQLQEPYSSVGYLCERTPFLSVLKLKHPSLLDNKPHLGDQGSEGLRWTAWDVCEAWAERRGYKTAKAARHDVYRAANSLLRLAVDGRLCLCLRPPGYSCLKEHWENHPDLPEIMALLGRMTQEEDGGDKEDEEDGESSSEPEEERDRDADDDEDGDDEDEGIGQPKPKEEKPSGFTVNMYNVLRENECE, encoded by the exons ATGGAGAACTTCTTGACGCCAGTGTCAGATAAAGAACTAGAAATCAACATCGATGACATCTATCCCTCAGATAAAG GTCTTGGTTTCCCACGACGGCCGCCCTGGAATTATGAAATGACACGAGAGAACCTgctgaggaaagaggagaagtcGTACAGAGAATATCTTGAAGATCTTCACTCCAGGAACCCACTTGGCTCCCTCAGCCACTTTGAGCACAATCTTGAG ACATGGAGGCAGTTATGGAGAGTGTTGGAGATGTCTGATGTTATTCTGCTCATTGTGGACATCAGGCACCCG gtgctgcagttccctcCAGCCGTGTACCACTACATCACAGGAGAGCTGCAGAAGCAGGTGATGCTGGTGTTGAACAAAGCcgacctctgtcctcctccactaGTGATCGCCTGGAAACACTACATGACCTCTCAGTTCCCCCACCTGCAAATAGTCTGCTTCACCTCCCACCCTGGGCAGCCCTACAACACag TCCTccagaagaggagggtgagaacGAAGGCTGACTGGAGGCATGGTGGAGGTCCTACAGATATCCTGAAAGCCTGTCAGGAGATCACAGCAGGGAGAG TTGACCTTTCCAGCTGGGATAAGAAGATTAAGAGAGATGCTGTTTCTGAGAGACCGAATGGGGACCAATCGGATGAGGGAGCGGAGTCTGTGCTGGTGGAGCATCAAACTGACAGCGCTATGGAGATGAGCAGCCCATCACAAGAGCTCTACAAAGATGGCATCCTCACATTGGGTTGTATAG GCTTTCCAAATGTTGGTAAGTCGTCTGTAATAAACACCCTGGTGGGGAGGAAGGTGGTGAGTGTGTCTCGAACACCAGGCCACACCAAATACTTCCAGACGTACTACCTCACCCCGACAGTGAAATTGTGCGACTGCCCCGGACTGGTCTTTCCCTCGCGTGTCAACAAACAGTTACAG ATTCTGGCAGGCATCTACCCAGTGTCTCAGCTGCAGGAGCCCTACAGCTCAGTGGGTTATCTGTGTGAGAGGACCCCCTTCCTCTCTGTTCTGAAACTCAAGCATCCCAGCTTGCTGGATAATAAACCCCATCTTGGAGACCAGGGATCAGAGGGGCTTCGATGGACTGCTTGGGATGTGTGTGAAG CTTgggcggagaggagaggatacaAGACTGCAAAAGCAGCTCGCCACGACGTTTACCGTGCAGCCAATAGTCTCCTGCGGTTGGCAGTTGACGGCAGATTGTGCCTTTGCCTCAGGCCACCTGGCTACAGCTGCCTGAAAG AGCATTGGGAAAATCACCCAGACCTACCGGAAATAATGGCTCTACTGGGAAGGATGACCCAGGAGGAAGATGGTGGAGacaaggaagatgaggaggatggagagtcCAGCTCCgagccagaggaagagagagacagggatgCAGACGATGATGAGGATggggatgatgaagatgaggggaTTGGACAACCAAAACCGAAGGAAGAAAAGCCATCTGGTTTCACTGTCAACATGTACAACGTCCTTCGAGAAAATGAGTGTGAGTGA
- the znf384b gene encoding zinc finger protein 384b isoform X1: MMEDSHFNSSYFWSPIPTMPGQIENAMFLNKVKEQQEKNASFPPSSASHYQTALLTFPTSGTKTDGGGQLGSVAHLHPPHTTQNITVLPVPSTGIMTAAGLVITTPQGTLVSPTSSQSFVSGHQATTMIVSALHSTDKKEGDGMSHVVVMPAPSKRGRKKKVTTLSRLGPGNETLVLAHLTAGGQVASLQHHSGDPYDLSNEDDYQGPKDSSKTYRCRMCAATFFSKSDMQIHSKSHTEAKPHKCPHCAKSFANSSYLAQHIRIHSGAKPYTCSYCQKSFRQLSHLQQHTRNHTESKPHKCHHCTKSFANSSYLAQHIRIHTGVKPYTCSFCQKCFRQLSHLQQHNRIHTGDRPYKCTQPGCEKSFTQLSNLQSHRRQHNKDKPYKCTNCNKGYIDAASLEVHMSTHTVKHARIYSCGLCNRTYTSVRHLSEEHLYMKHYESCHWHQTPGCYFTPCSHVYTVSPLPLLPSSQETYLVKHMEKHNPDQLTASAVVAAQSAQQNQNQNQGQGQGQAGAQSRVDSADGGSSCSGGAGSGRAGGGQQGLSQSNYPQTENIPCPFDLHQYKTVSASDLQYKPVSVADITSHKDLCLTVSASTIQVEHLNS; encoded by the exons ATGATGGAAGATTCTCATTTTAATTCGTCATATTTCTGGTCTCCCATCCCCACCATGCCAGGACAG ATTGAAAATGCCATGTTCCTGAACAAggtgaaggagcagcaggaaaagaatgcttccttccctccttcatcGGCATCCCACTACCAGACGGCTCTTCTCACCTTCCCCACTAGTGGGACCAAGACAGATGGAGGAGGGCAGCTTGGTAGTGTGGCTCACCTCCACCCTCCTCACACCACCCAGAACATCACAGTGCTGCCGGTCCCCTCCACGGGCATCATGACAGCAG CGGGTCTAGTCATCACGACTCCTCAGGGAACGCTGGTCTCTCCCACCTCGTCCCAGTCGTTTGTCTCCGGTCATCAGGCAACAACCATGATCGTGTCTGCACTCCATTCTACAG ACAAAAAAGAAGGGGACGGGATGTCCCATGTGGTTGTGATGCCAGCGCCCTCGAAACGAGGCAGAAAGAAGAAGGTGACGACGCTGTCCAGACTCGGTCCTGGAAACGAAACCCTTGTACTGGCACATCTCACTGCTGGAGGCCAG gTGGCATCTTTGCAGCATCACAGTGGAGACCCATACGACCTATCAAATGAAGACGATTACCAGGGCCCGAAGGACAGCTCTAAGACGTACAG GTGCCGGATGTGTGCGGCGACCTTCTTCAGTAAGTCTGATATGCAGATCCACTCCAAGTCGCACACAGAGGCCAAACCTCACAAGTGTCCTCACTGCGCCAAGTCATTCGCCAACTCCAGCTACCTGGCCCAGCACATCCGCATCCACAGCGGGGCCAAGCCTTACACCTGCTCCTACTGCCAGAAATCTTTCAGGCAGCTCAGTCATTTACAGCAGCACACACG GAATCACACAGAGTCAAAGCCTCACAAGTGTCACCATTGTACCAAGTCTTTTGCCAACTCTAGCTACCTGGCCCAGCACATCCGTATCCACACCGGAGTGAAACCCTACACATGCTCCTTCTGTCAAAAGTGCTTCAGACAGCTCAGTCACCTTCAGCAACACAACAG GATTCACACCGGAGATCGACCGTACAAGTGCACTCAACCAGGCTGTGAGAAGTCCTTCACGCAACTCTCAAATTTACAG TCCCACCGACGTCAGCACAACAAAGACAAGCCCTACAAGTGCACCAACTGCAATAAAGGATACATAGATGCAGCGAGCCTGGAGGTgcacatgtccacacacactgtcaaacaCGCCCGGATCTACTCCTGTGGTCTCTGCAACCGCACTTATACCTCAGTAAGACACCTTTCTGAAGAGCATCTCTACATGAAACATTATGAATCCTGTCACTGGCATCAGACACCTGGCTGCTACTTTACACCGTGTAGTCATGTGTACACTGTTTCTCCTCTacctctcctcccctcatctCAGGAGACGTATCTGGTGAAACACATGGAGAAACACAACCCGGACCAGTTGACCGCATCGGCAGTCGTGGCAGCACAGTCGGCAcaacagaaccagaaccagaaccagggcCAGGGCCAGGGCCAGGCTGGAGCTCAGAGTCGGGTAGACAGCGCAGATGGGGGATCGAGCTGCTCCGGGGGAGCTGGCAGCGGAAGAGCGGGTGGAGGCCAGCAGGGACTGAGCCAGAGTAACTACCCTCAGACAGAAAACATCCCCTGTCCGTTTGACCTTCACCAGTATAAGACAGTGTCTGCCAGTGACCTCCAGTACAAACCAGTCAGCGTGGCTGACATTACTTCTCACAAGGACTTATGTCTCACTGTGTCAGCATCCACCATTCAAGTAGAGCACCTCAACTCTTAG
- the znf384b gene encoding zinc finger protein 384b isoform X2, with product MMEDSHFNSSYFWSPIPTMPGQIENAMFLNKVKEQQEKNASFPPSSASHYQTALLTFPTSGTKTDGGGQLGSVAHLHPPHTTQNITVLPVPSTGIMTAAGLVITTPQGTLVSPTSSQSFVSGHQATTMIVSALHSTDKKEGDGMSHVVVMPAPSKRGRKKKVTTLSRLGPGNETLVLAHLTAGGQVASLQHHSGDPYDLSNEDDYQGPKDSSKTYRCRMCAATFFSKSDMQIHSKSHTEAKPHKCPHCAKSFANSSYLAQHIRIHSGAKPYTCSYCQKSFRQLSHLQQHTRNHTESKPHKCHHCTKSFANSSYLAQHIRIHTGVKPYTCSFCQKCFRQLSHLQQHNRIHTGDRPYKCTQPGCEKSFTQLSNLQSHRRQHNKDKPYKCTNCNKGYIDAASLEVHMSTHTVKHARIYSCGLCNRTYTSETYLVKHMEKHNPDQLTASAVVAAQSAQQNQNQNQGQGQGQAGAQSRVDSADGGSSCSGGAGSGRAGGGQQGLSQSNYPQTENIPCPFDLHQYKTVSASDLQYKPVSVADITSHKDLCLTVSASTIQVEHLNS from the exons ATGATGGAAGATTCTCATTTTAATTCGTCATATTTCTGGTCTCCCATCCCCACCATGCCAGGACAG ATTGAAAATGCCATGTTCCTGAACAAggtgaaggagcagcaggaaaagaatgcttccttccctccttcatcGGCATCCCACTACCAGACGGCTCTTCTCACCTTCCCCACTAGTGGGACCAAGACAGATGGAGGAGGGCAGCTTGGTAGTGTGGCTCACCTCCACCCTCCTCACACCACCCAGAACATCACAGTGCTGCCGGTCCCCTCCACGGGCATCATGACAGCAG CGGGTCTAGTCATCACGACTCCTCAGGGAACGCTGGTCTCTCCCACCTCGTCCCAGTCGTTTGTCTCCGGTCATCAGGCAACAACCATGATCGTGTCTGCACTCCATTCTACAG ACAAAAAAGAAGGGGACGGGATGTCCCATGTGGTTGTGATGCCAGCGCCCTCGAAACGAGGCAGAAAGAAGAAGGTGACGACGCTGTCCAGACTCGGTCCTGGAAACGAAACCCTTGTACTGGCACATCTCACTGCTGGAGGCCAG gTGGCATCTTTGCAGCATCACAGTGGAGACCCATACGACCTATCAAATGAAGACGATTACCAGGGCCCGAAGGACAGCTCTAAGACGTACAG GTGCCGGATGTGTGCGGCGACCTTCTTCAGTAAGTCTGATATGCAGATCCACTCCAAGTCGCACACAGAGGCCAAACCTCACAAGTGTCCTCACTGCGCCAAGTCATTCGCCAACTCCAGCTACCTGGCCCAGCACATCCGCATCCACAGCGGGGCCAAGCCTTACACCTGCTCCTACTGCCAGAAATCTTTCAGGCAGCTCAGTCATTTACAGCAGCACACACG GAATCACACAGAGTCAAAGCCTCACAAGTGTCACCATTGTACCAAGTCTTTTGCCAACTCTAGCTACCTGGCCCAGCACATCCGTATCCACACCGGAGTGAAACCCTACACATGCTCCTTCTGTCAAAAGTGCTTCAGACAGCTCAGTCACCTTCAGCAACACAACAG GATTCACACCGGAGATCGACCGTACAAGTGCACTCAACCAGGCTGTGAGAAGTCCTTCACGCAACTCTCAAATTTACAG TCCCACCGACGTCAGCACAACAAAGACAAGCCCTACAAGTGCACCAACTGCAATAAAGGATACATAGATGCAGCGAGCCTGGAGGTgcacatgtccacacacactgtcaaacaCGCCCGGATCTACTCCTGTGGTCTCTGCAACCGCACTTATACCTCA GAGACGTATCTGGTGAAACACATGGAGAAACACAACCCGGACCAGTTGACCGCATCGGCAGTCGTGGCAGCACAGTCGGCAcaacagaaccagaaccagaaccagggcCAGGGCCAGGGCCAGGCTGGAGCTCAGAGTCGGGTAGACAGCGCAGATGGGGGATCGAGCTGCTCCGGGGGAGCTGGCAGCGGAAGAGCGGGTGGAGGCCAGCAGGGACTGAGCCAGAGTAACTACCCTCAGACAGAAAACATCCCCTGTCCGTTTGACCTTCACCAGTATAAGACAGTGTCTGCCAGTGACCTCCAGTACAAACCAGTCAGCGTGGCTGACATTACTTCTCACAAGGACTTATGTCTCACTGTGTCAGCATCCACCATTCAAGTAGAGCACCTCAACTCTTAG
- the znf384b gene encoding zinc finger protein 384b isoform X3: MMEDSHFNSSYFWSPIPTMPGQIENAMFLNKVKEQQEKNASFPPSSASHYQTALLTFPTSGTKTDGGGQLGSVAHLHPPHTTQNITVLPVPSTGIMTAAGLVITTPQGTLVSPTSSQSFVSGHQATTMIVSALHSTDKKEGDGMSHVVVMPAPSKRGRKKKVTTLSRLGPGNETLVLAHLTAGGQVASLQHHSGDPYDLSNEDDYQGPKDSSKTYRNHTESKPHKCHHCTKSFANSSYLAQHIRIHTGVKPYTCSFCQKCFRQLSHLQQHNRIHTGDRPYKCTQPGCEKSFTQLSNLQSHRRQHNKDKPYKCTNCNKGYIDAASLEVHMSTHTVKHARIYSCGLCNRTYTSETYLVKHMEKHNPDQLTASAVVAAQSAQQNQNQNQGQGQGQAGAQSRVDSADGGSSCSGGAGSGRAGGGQQGLSQSNYPQTENIPCPFDLHQYKTVSASDLQYKPVSVADITSHKDLCLTVSASTIQVEHLNS, from the exons ATGATGGAAGATTCTCATTTTAATTCGTCATATTTCTGGTCTCCCATCCCCACCATGCCAGGACAG ATTGAAAATGCCATGTTCCTGAACAAggtgaaggagcagcaggaaaagaatgcttccttccctccttcatcGGCATCCCACTACCAGACGGCTCTTCTCACCTTCCCCACTAGTGGGACCAAGACAGATGGAGGAGGGCAGCTTGGTAGTGTGGCTCACCTCCACCCTCCTCACACCACCCAGAACATCACAGTGCTGCCGGTCCCCTCCACGGGCATCATGACAGCAG CGGGTCTAGTCATCACGACTCCTCAGGGAACGCTGGTCTCTCCCACCTCGTCCCAGTCGTTTGTCTCCGGTCATCAGGCAACAACCATGATCGTGTCTGCACTCCATTCTACAG ACAAAAAAGAAGGGGACGGGATGTCCCATGTGGTTGTGATGCCAGCGCCCTCGAAACGAGGCAGAAAGAAGAAGGTGACGACGCTGTCCAGACTCGGTCCTGGAAACGAAACCCTTGTACTGGCACATCTCACTGCTGGAGGCCAG gTGGCATCTTTGCAGCATCACAGTGGAGACCCATACGACCTATCAAATGAAGACGATTACCAGGGCCCGAAGGACAGCTCTAAGACGTACAG GAATCACACAGAGTCAAAGCCTCACAAGTGTCACCATTGTACCAAGTCTTTTGCCAACTCTAGCTACCTGGCCCAGCACATCCGTATCCACACCGGAGTGAAACCCTACACATGCTCCTTCTGTCAAAAGTGCTTCAGACAGCTCAGTCACCTTCAGCAACACAACAG GATTCACACCGGAGATCGACCGTACAAGTGCACTCAACCAGGCTGTGAGAAGTCCTTCACGCAACTCTCAAATTTACAG TCCCACCGACGTCAGCACAACAAAGACAAGCCCTACAAGTGCACCAACTGCAATAAAGGATACATAGATGCAGCGAGCCTGGAGGTgcacatgtccacacacactgtcaaacaCGCCCGGATCTACTCCTGTGGTCTCTGCAACCGCACTTATACCTCA GAGACGTATCTGGTGAAACACATGGAGAAACACAACCCGGACCAGTTGACCGCATCGGCAGTCGTGGCAGCACAGTCGGCAcaacagaaccagaaccagaaccagggcCAGGGCCAGGGCCAGGCTGGAGCTCAGAGTCGGGTAGACAGCGCAGATGGGGGATCGAGCTGCTCCGGGGGAGCTGGCAGCGGAAGAGCGGGTGGAGGCCAGCAGGGACTGAGCCAGAGTAACTACCCTCAGACAGAAAACATCCCCTGTCCGTTTGACCTTCACCAGTATAAGACAGTGTCTGCCAGTGACCTCCAGTACAAACCAGTCAGCGTGGCTGACATTACTTCTCACAAGGACTTATGTCTCACTGTGTCAGCATCCACCATTCAAGTAGAGCACCTCAACTCTTAG